Proteins found in one Pempheris klunzingeri isolate RE-2024b chromosome 6, fPemKlu1.hap1, whole genome shotgun sequence genomic segment:
- the rfx2 gene encoding DNA-binding protein RFX2 isoform X1, translating to MQSSEGGSDTTTSVATLRTSSSAQAPVVQPVPASQQRVLVQATGSAQKGGQVQQLSVPRVQQVPQQVQQVQHVYPSQVQYVGESGETVYTNGAIRAAYSYNPEAQLYGQGSGGTYFDSQAGGAHVTTVVSSASGGVPPHGMVGIAMDVGSSHIISSGSTYLIHGGSMEGSRNHISHSSRSSSAMLQWLLDNYETAEGVSLPRCSLYNHYLRHCQEQKLDPVNAASFGKLIRSVFMGLRTRRLGTRGNSKYHYYGIRVKPDSPLNRLQEDTQYMAMRQQPVHQKQRFKPLQKVDGMSDSLCGGSQHCNSTPEQSVAAQSQHHQQYIDTSHTLPTFPTPDLGTQPLPERINMNDIKKLQTLYRDHCEATLDVVMNLQFHYIEKLWQTFWYSTPPSSDGSTAIPGSDDDLEGVIPREKLVAMCKYEPIRLWMRSCDHILYQALVEILIPDVLRPVPSTLTQAIRNFAKSLEGWLTNAMTNFPQEIIRTKVAVVSAFAQTLRRYTSLNHLAQAARAVLQNTSQINQMLSDLNRVDFANVQEQASWVCQCDESVVQRLEQDFKVTLQQQSSLDQWATWLDNVVSQVLKPHQGSPSFPKAARQFLLKWSFYSSMVIRDLTLRSAASFGSFHLIRLLYDEYMFYLVEHRVAQATGETPIAVMGEFSDLSSMMPSLMEKDASFSDEMSDLGSDADASRGPPEPAVKRERIEMSHPLQEM from the exons ATGCAGAGCTCAGAGGGAGGGTCAGACACTACGACCAGCGTGGCAACGCTGCGGACCTCATCATCAGCTCAGGCCCCTGTGGTACAGCCTGTCCCAGCCTCTCAGCAG AGGGTGCTGGTTCAAGCAACAGGCTCAGCTCAGAAGGGAGGACAAGTACAGCAGCTTTCAGTACCCAGGGTTCAACAGGTCCCTCAGCAG GTGCAGCAGGTGCAACATGTCTACCCGTCCCAGGTCCAGTATGTAGGAGAAAGTGGGGAGACTGTTTACACCAATGGAGCTAT TCGAGCGGCCTACTCCTACAACCCCGAGGCTCAGCTGTATGGGCAGGGCAGTGGGGGAACCTACTTTGACTCACAGGCGGGTGGAGCTCATGTCACCACGGTGGTCTCCTCTGCCAGCGGTGGCGTGCCCCCTCATGGGATGGTGGGCATCGCTATGGACGTGGGCAGCAGCCACATCATCTCCAGTGGAAGCACCTATCTGATCCATGGAGGAAGCATGGAAGGAAGCCGCAACCACATATCCCACTCATCACGCTCCTCCTCGGCTATG CTGCAGTGGCTTCTGGACAACTACGAGACAGCCGAGGGAGTGAGCCTGCCCCGGTGCTCCCTCTATAACCATTACTTACGGCACTGCCAGGAACAGAAACTGGACCCGGTCAACGCAGCCTCCTTCGGCAAACTCATCCGCTCGGTTTTCATGGGCCTGAGGACCCGCCGCCTCGGCACCAG AGGCAACTCTAAGTATCATTACTATGGTATTCGGGTGAAGCCAGACTCACCGCTCAACCGGCTGCAGGAAGACACCCAGTACATGGCCATGAGGCAGCAGCCTGTCCACCAGAAACAGAG GTTCAAACCTCTACAGAAGGTGGATGGTATGTCTGACAGCCTGTGTGGGGGCTCTCAGCACTGTAACAGCACTCCAGAGCAGTCTGTGGCTGCTCAGAGCCAACACCACCAGCAGTACATAG ATACGTCCCACACCTTGCCTACATTTCCCACTCCTGACTTGGGCACCCAGCCTCTGCCTGAGCGCATCAACATGAATGATATCAAGAAGCTGCAGACACTCTACAGAGACCACTGCGAG GCTACTTTGGACGTGGTGATGAACCTCCAGTTCCACTACATTGAGAAACTCTGGCAGACCTTTTGGTATTCAACACCGCCATCTAGTGACGGGAGCACCGCCATCCCCGGCAG TGATGATGACCTGGAGGGTGTGATCCCCAGAGAGAAGCTGGTGGCTATGTGTAAATATGAACCGATCAGACTATGGATGAGAAGCTGTGACCACATCCTCTACCAGGCTTTGGTGGAGATCCTCATCCCTGATGTCCTGCGTCCTGTTCCCA GCACTCTCACTCAGGCCATCCGTAACTTTGCTAAGAGTCTGGAAGGCTGGCTGACTAACGCCATGACCAACTTTCCTCAAGAGATTATTCGCACCAAG GTGGCTGTGGTCAGTGCCTTTGCCCAGACACTGAGACGTTACACCAGTCTGAACCACCTGGCCCAGGCAGCCCGCGCCGTCCTCCAGAACACCTCCCAGATTAACCAGATGCTCTCTGACCTCAACCGGGTGGACTTTGCTAACGTCCAG GAGCAGGCGTCGTGGGTGTGTCAGTGCGATGAGAGCGTGGTTCAGCGCCTGGAGCAGGACTTCAAGGtcaccctgcagcagcagagctctctGGACCAGTGGGCCACCTGGCTCGACAACGTGGTCTCTCAGGTCCTGAAGCCTCATCAGGGCAGCCCCAGCTTCCCCAAAGCTGCACGCCAGTTCCTGCTCAAATGGTCCTTCTACAG CTCCATGGTGATCAGAGACCTGACCCTGCGTAGTGCAGCCAGTTTTGGCTCCTTCCACCTGATTCGCCTGCTGTATGATGAGTACATGTTTTACCTGGTGGAACACCGTGTGGCTCAGGCCACTGGAGAAACTCCCATTGCTGTCATGGGAGAG TTCAGTGACCTGAGCTCTATGATGCCATCACTCATGGAAAAAG ATGCTTCTTTCTCTGATGAGATGAGCGACCTGGGCAGTGATGCCGACGCATCCAGAGGCCCTCCTGAACCAGCTGTCAAGAGAGAGAGGATTGAAATGAGCCACCCTCTGCAGGAGATGTGA
- the rfx2 gene encoding DNA-binding protein RFX2 isoform X3 encodes MQSSEGGSDTTTSVATLRTSSSAQAPVVQPVPASQQRVLVQATGSAQKGGQVQQLSVPRVQQVPQQVQQVQHVYPSQVQYVGESGETVYTNGAIRAAYSYNPEAQLYGQGSGGTYFDSQAGGAHVTTVVSSASGGVPPHGMVGIAMDVGSSHIISSGSTYLIHGGSMEGSRNHISHSSRSSSAMLEMAIENLQKSEGIASHKSSLLNSHLQWLLDNYETAEGVSLPRCSLYNHYLRHCQEQKLDPVNAASFGKLIRSVFMGLRTRRLGTRGNSKYHYYGIRVKPDSPLNRLQEDTQYMAMRQQPVHQKQRFKPLQKVDGMSDSLCGGSQHCNSTPEQSVAAQSQHHQQYIDTSHTLPTFPTPDLGTQPLPERINMNDIKKLQTLYRDHCEATLDVVMNLQFHYIEKLWQTFWYSTPPSSDGSTAIPGSDDDLEGVIPREKLVAMCKYEPIRLWMRSCDHILYQALVEILIPDVLRPVPSTLTQAIRNFAKSLEGWLTNAMTNFPQEIIRTKVAVVSAFAQTLRRYTSLNHLAQAARAVLQNTSQINQMLSDLNRVDFANVQEQASWVCQCDESVVQRLEQDFKVTLQQQSSLDQWATWLDNVVSQVLKPHQGSPSFPKAARQFLLKWSFYSSMVIRDLTLRSAASFGSFHLIRLLYDEYMFYLVEHRVAQATGETPIAVMGEFSDLSSMMPSLMEKDASFSDEMSDLGSDADASRGPPEPAVKRERIEMSHPLQEM; translated from the exons ATGCAGAGCTCAGAGGGAGGGTCAGACACTACGACCAGCGTGGCAACGCTGCGGACCTCATCATCAGCTCAGGCCCCTGTGGTACAGCCTGTCCCAGCCTCTCAGCAG AGGGTGCTGGTTCAAGCAACAGGCTCAGCTCAGAAGGGAGGACAAGTACAGCAGCTTTCAGTACCCAGGGTTCAACAGGTCCCTCAGCAG GTGCAGCAGGTGCAACATGTCTACCCGTCCCAGGTCCAGTATGTAGGAGAAAGTGGGGAGACTGTTTACACCAATGGAGCTAT TCGAGCGGCCTACTCCTACAACCCCGAGGCTCAGCTGTATGGGCAGGGCAGTGGGGGAACCTACTTTGACTCACAGGCGGGTGGAGCTCATGTCACCACGGTGGTCTCCTCTGCCAGCGGTGGCGTGCCCCCTCATGGGATGGTGGGCATCGCTATGGACGTGGGCAGCAGCCACATCATCTCCAGTGGAAGCACCTATCTGATCCATGGAGGAAGCATGGAAGGAAGCCGCAACCACATATCCCACTCATCACGCTCCTCCTCGGCTATG CTTGAAATGGCGATTGAAAACCTCCAAAAGTCTGAAGGAATTGCAAGTCACAAAAGCAGCCTGCTCAACAGCCAT CTGCAGTGGCTTCTGGACAACTACGAGACAGCCGAGGGAGTGAGCCTGCCCCGGTGCTCCCTCTATAACCATTACTTACGGCACTGCCAGGAACAGAAACTGGACCCGGTCAACGCAGCCTCCTTCGGCAAACTCATCCGCTCGGTTTTCATGGGCCTGAGGACCCGCCGCCTCGGCACCAG AGGCAACTCTAAGTATCATTACTATGGTATTCGGGTGAAGCCAGACTCACCGCTCAACCGGCTGCAGGAAGACACCCAGTACATGGCCATGAGGCAGCAGCCTGTCCACCAGAAACAGAG GTTCAAACCTCTACAGAAGGTGGATGGTATGTCTGACAGCCTGTGTGGGGGCTCTCAGCACTGTAACAGCACTCCAGAGCAGTCTGTGGCTGCTCAGAGCCAACACCACCAGCAGTACATAG ATACGTCCCACACCTTGCCTACATTTCCCACTCCTGACTTGGGCACCCAGCCTCTGCCTGAGCGCATCAACATGAATGATATCAAGAAGCTGCAGACACTCTACAGAGACCACTGCGAG GCTACTTTGGACGTGGTGATGAACCTCCAGTTCCACTACATTGAGAAACTCTGGCAGACCTTTTGGTATTCAACACCGCCATCTAGTGACGGGAGCACCGCCATCCCCGGCAG TGATGATGACCTGGAGGGTGTGATCCCCAGAGAGAAGCTGGTGGCTATGTGTAAATATGAACCGATCAGACTATGGATGAGAAGCTGTGACCACATCCTCTACCAGGCTTTGGTGGAGATCCTCATCCCTGATGTCCTGCGTCCTGTTCCCA GCACTCTCACTCAGGCCATCCGTAACTTTGCTAAGAGTCTGGAAGGCTGGCTGACTAACGCCATGACCAACTTTCCTCAAGAGATTATTCGCACCAAG GTGGCTGTGGTCAGTGCCTTTGCCCAGACACTGAGACGTTACACCAGTCTGAACCACCTGGCCCAGGCAGCCCGCGCCGTCCTCCAGAACACCTCCCAGATTAACCAGATGCTCTCTGACCTCAACCGGGTGGACTTTGCTAACGTCCAG GAGCAGGCGTCGTGGGTGTGTCAGTGCGATGAGAGCGTGGTTCAGCGCCTGGAGCAGGACTTCAAGGtcaccctgcagcagcagagctctctGGACCAGTGGGCCACCTGGCTCGACAACGTGGTCTCTCAGGTCCTGAAGCCTCATCAGGGCAGCCCCAGCTTCCCCAAAGCTGCACGCCAGTTCCTGCTCAAATGGTCCTTCTACAG CTCCATGGTGATCAGAGACCTGACCCTGCGTAGTGCAGCCAGTTTTGGCTCCTTCCACCTGATTCGCCTGCTGTATGATGAGTACATGTTTTACCTGGTGGAACACCGTGTGGCTCAGGCCACTGGAGAAACTCCCATTGCTGTCATGGGAGAG TTCAGTGACCTGAGCTCTATGATGCCATCACTCATGGAAAAAG ATGCTTCTTTCTCTGATGAGATGAGCGACCTGGGCAGTGATGCCGACGCATCCAGAGGCCCTCCTGAACCAGCTGTCAAGAGAGAGAGGATTGAAATGAGCCACCCTCTGCAGGAGATGTGA
- the rfx2 gene encoding DNA-binding protein RFX2 isoform X2 — MQSSEGGSDTTTSVATLRTSSSAQAPVVQPVPASQQVQQVQHVYPSQVQYVGESGETVYTNGAIRAAYSYNPEAQLYGQGSGGTYFDSQAGGAHVTTVVSSASGGVPPHGMVGIAMDVGSSHIISSGSTYLIHGGSMEGSRNHISHSSRSSSAMLEMAIENLQKSEGIASHKSSLLNSHLQWLLDNYETAEGVSLPRCSLYNHYLRHCQEQKLDPVNAASFGKLIRSVFMGLRTRRLGTRGNSKYHYYGIRVKPDSPLNRLQEDTQYMAMRQQPVHQKQRFKPLQKVDGMSDSLCGGSQHCNSTPEQSVAAQSQHHQQYIDTSHTLPTFPTPDLGTQPLPERINMNDIKKLQTLYRDHCEATLDVVMNLQFHYIEKLWQTFWYSTPPSSDGSTAIPGSDDDLEGVIPREKLVAMCKYEPIRLWMRSCDHILYQALVEILIPDVLRPVPSTLTQAIRNFAKSLEGWLTNAMTNFPQEIIRTKVAVVSAFAQTLRRYTSLNHLAQAARAVLQNTSQINQMLSDLNRVDFANVQEQASWVCQCDESVVQRLEQDFKVTLQQQSSLDQWATWLDNVVSQVLKPHQGSPSFPKAARQFLLKWSFYSSMVIRDLTLRSAASFGSFHLIRLLYDEYMFYLVEHRVAQATGETPIAVMGEFSDLSSMMPSLMEKDASFSDEMSDLGSDADASRGPPEPAVKRERIEMSHPLQEM; from the exons ATGCAGAGCTCAGAGGGAGGGTCAGACACTACGACCAGCGTGGCAACGCTGCGGACCTCATCATCAGCTCAGGCCCCTGTGGTACAGCCTGTCCCAGCCTCTCAGCAG GTGCAGCAGGTGCAACATGTCTACCCGTCCCAGGTCCAGTATGTAGGAGAAAGTGGGGAGACTGTTTACACCAATGGAGCTAT TCGAGCGGCCTACTCCTACAACCCCGAGGCTCAGCTGTATGGGCAGGGCAGTGGGGGAACCTACTTTGACTCACAGGCGGGTGGAGCTCATGTCACCACGGTGGTCTCCTCTGCCAGCGGTGGCGTGCCCCCTCATGGGATGGTGGGCATCGCTATGGACGTGGGCAGCAGCCACATCATCTCCAGTGGAAGCACCTATCTGATCCATGGAGGAAGCATGGAAGGAAGCCGCAACCACATATCCCACTCATCACGCTCCTCCTCGGCTATG CTTGAAATGGCGATTGAAAACCTCCAAAAGTCTGAAGGAATTGCAAGTCACAAAAGCAGCCTGCTCAACAGCCAT CTGCAGTGGCTTCTGGACAACTACGAGACAGCCGAGGGAGTGAGCCTGCCCCGGTGCTCCCTCTATAACCATTACTTACGGCACTGCCAGGAACAGAAACTGGACCCGGTCAACGCAGCCTCCTTCGGCAAACTCATCCGCTCGGTTTTCATGGGCCTGAGGACCCGCCGCCTCGGCACCAG AGGCAACTCTAAGTATCATTACTATGGTATTCGGGTGAAGCCAGACTCACCGCTCAACCGGCTGCAGGAAGACACCCAGTACATGGCCATGAGGCAGCAGCCTGTCCACCAGAAACAGAG GTTCAAACCTCTACAGAAGGTGGATGGTATGTCTGACAGCCTGTGTGGGGGCTCTCAGCACTGTAACAGCACTCCAGAGCAGTCTGTGGCTGCTCAGAGCCAACACCACCAGCAGTACATAG ATACGTCCCACACCTTGCCTACATTTCCCACTCCTGACTTGGGCACCCAGCCTCTGCCTGAGCGCATCAACATGAATGATATCAAGAAGCTGCAGACACTCTACAGAGACCACTGCGAG GCTACTTTGGACGTGGTGATGAACCTCCAGTTCCACTACATTGAGAAACTCTGGCAGACCTTTTGGTATTCAACACCGCCATCTAGTGACGGGAGCACCGCCATCCCCGGCAG TGATGATGACCTGGAGGGTGTGATCCCCAGAGAGAAGCTGGTGGCTATGTGTAAATATGAACCGATCAGACTATGGATGAGAAGCTGTGACCACATCCTCTACCAGGCTTTGGTGGAGATCCTCATCCCTGATGTCCTGCGTCCTGTTCCCA GCACTCTCACTCAGGCCATCCGTAACTTTGCTAAGAGTCTGGAAGGCTGGCTGACTAACGCCATGACCAACTTTCCTCAAGAGATTATTCGCACCAAG GTGGCTGTGGTCAGTGCCTTTGCCCAGACACTGAGACGTTACACCAGTCTGAACCACCTGGCCCAGGCAGCCCGCGCCGTCCTCCAGAACACCTCCCAGATTAACCAGATGCTCTCTGACCTCAACCGGGTGGACTTTGCTAACGTCCAG GAGCAGGCGTCGTGGGTGTGTCAGTGCGATGAGAGCGTGGTTCAGCGCCTGGAGCAGGACTTCAAGGtcaccctgcagcagcagagctctctGGACCAGTGGGCCACCTGGCTCGACAACGTGGTCTCTCAGGTCCTGAAGCCTCATCAGGGCAGCCCCAGCTTCCCCAAAGCTGCACGCCAGTTCCTGCTCAAATGGTCCTTCTACAG CTCCATGGTGATCAGAGACCTGACCCTGCGTAGTGCAGCCAGTTTTGGCTCCTTCCACCTGATTCGCCTGCTGTATGATGAGTACATGTTTTACCTGGTGGAACACCGTGTGGCTCAGGCCACTGGAGAAACTCCCATTGCTGTCATGGGAGAG TTCAGTGACCTGAGCTCTATGATGCCATCACTCATGGAAAAAG ATGCTTCTTTCTCTGATGAGATGAGCGACCTGGGCAGTGATGCCGACGCATCCAGAGGCCCTCCTGAACCAGCTGTCAAGAGAGAGAGGATTGAAATGAGCCACCCTCTGCAGGAGATGTGA